Proteins from one Telopea speciosissima isolate NSW1024214 ecotype Mountain lineage chromosome 1, Tspe_v1, whole genome shotgun sequence genomic window:
- the LOC122672318 gene encoding serine/threonine-protein phosphatase PP1: MALQGQGIDPAVLDDIINRLLEVRSARPGKQVQLSEAEIRQLCAASREIFLIQPNLLELEAPIKICGDIHGQYGDLLRLFEYGGLPPQANYLFLGDYVDRGKQSLETICLLLAYKIKYPENFFLLRGNHECASINRIYGFYDECKRRFNVRLWKAFTDCFNCLPVAALIDDKILCMHGGLSPELTNLDQIKNLTRPTDVPDTGLLCDLLWSDPGREVKGWGMNDRGVSYTFGPDKVAEFLMKHDLDLVCRAHQVVEDGYEFFADRQLVTIFSAPNYCGEFDNAGAMMSVDDSLMCSFQILKPAERKAKFMMSTKI, from the exons ATGGCCTTACAAGGGCAGGGAATCGACCCTGCCGTTCTCGATGATATCATTAATCGTCTTTTAGAGGTCCGATCTGCCAGACCTGGAAAGCAGGTTCAGCTCTCAGAGGCCGAGATCCGCCAGCTTTGTGCTGCTTCCAGAGAAATATTCCTCATTCAACCTAATCTGTTAGAGCTTGAAGCTCCGATTAAGATATGTG GTGACATCCATGGCCAATATGGTGACCTTTTAAGGCTTTTTGAGTATGGAGGTTTACCTCCACAAGCCAATTATTTATTCTTAGGTGATTATGTAGATCGTGGGAAGCAGAGTTTGGAAACCATATGCCTCTTGCTTGCTTATAAGATTAAATACCCTGAGAACTTCTTTCTTTTAAGGGGAAATCATGAGTGCGCTTCTATTAATAGGATATATGGATTTTATGATGAATGTAAGCGACGGTTTAATGTGAGACTTTGGAAAGCCTTTACAGATTGTTTTAACTGCCTTCCTGTAGCGGCTCTTATAGATGACAAGATATTGTGCATGCATGGTGGCCTTTCCCCTGAACTCACAAACTTGGaccaaataaaaaacttaaCAAGGCCAACTGATGTTCCAGACACTGGTTTGCTCTGTGATTTACTCTGGTCTGATCCAGGCAGAGAGGTTAAAGGCTGGGGAATGAATGACAGAGGAGTTTCATACACTTTTGGCCCTGATAAAGTGGCAGAATTTTTAATGAAGCATGATCTAGACCTTGTCTGTCGTGCCCATCAG GTTGTGGAGGATGGTTATGAATTCTTTGCTGATAGGCAACTTGTTACAATATTCTCAGCCCCAAATTActgtggtgaatttgataatgcTGGTGCAATGATGAGTGTTGATGATAGTTTAATGTGCTCCTTCCAAATTTTAAAGCCCGCCGAGAGGAAGGCAAAATTCATGATGTCGACAAAGATATGA